In Candidatus Falkowbacteria bacterium, a genomic segment contains:
- a CDS encoding ribonuclease HI family protein → MSEYTIYSDGGARGNPGPAAIGVVIFQDNKVVTTISRCIGETTNNQAEYQAIIAGLEKVIELKAEAVECFLDSELVVKQLRHEYKVKNKDLATLFVKAHNLSLQFKKISFNHVPREKNKVADKLVNEALDNYLK, encoded by the coding sequence ATGTCAGAATATACTATCTATAGTGATGGGGGTGCACGTGGTAATCCTGGTCCGGCAGCGATTGGTGTTGTAATTTTTCAAGACAACAAAGTCGTAACAACTATTTCTCGTTGTATTGGTGAAACAACAAATAATCAAGCTGAATATCAAGCAATTATTGCTGGCCTAGAAAAAGTTATAGAACTGAAAGCAGAGGCAGTGGAATGTTTTTTGGATAGTGAATTAGTGGTTAAACAATTACGTCATGAATATAAAGTAAAAAATAAAGATTTAGCTACATTATTTGTTAAAGCTCATAATCTATCACTGCAATTTAAGAAAATTAGTTTTAATCACGTGCCTCGTGAAAAGAATAAGGTGGCTGATAAGTTGGTCAATGAAGCTTTGGATAACTATTTAAAATAA
- the lepA gene encoding elongation factor 4 has product MKNIRNFCIIAHIDHGKSTLADRMLEVTKTVEQRKMKAQLLDRMDLERERGITIKLTPVAMEYKDYRLNLIDTPGHVDFTYEVSRSLAAVEGAVLLVDASQGIQAQTLANLYLAMEQDLVIIPVINKIDLPAADVPRVKHEIIKLLGCDESEIILASGKTGVGVESILQTVIDRVPAPQGNVEGNVRALIFDSNFDEYKGVVAYVRVVDGVLPKNSRIKLLATKAQSEALDVGIFRPDYFSTGSLEAGEIGYVITGFKSVIECRVGDTMTIANTGEIESLQGYHEVKPMVFAGLFPKEGDDFGRLRDGIEKLKLNDAALMYEAEQSQALGLGFRCGFLGLLHLEIVQERLSREYGLELIVTVPSVAYRVFVVGQSESLTVRSPQMLPDPGRIDRIEEPWVKLDIVTPKDYIGGIMTLVQERKAVYITTEYLDAERLVLHYEIPMAAILTNFYDRIKSVSSGYASINYEYLDYRQADVVKMDVLVAEEPVESLSLIVYRDEAFRRGKEIVTTLKDTLPKQMFVIKLQAAIGGQIIAAERIAAMRKDVTAGLYGGDVSRKRKLLQKQKKGKKKMMSAGKGSVEIPSDTFVKLLKQ; this is encoded by the coding sequence ATGAAAAACATTAGAAATTTTTGTATTATTGCTCATATAGATCACGGAAAATCAACTTTAGCTGATCGAATGCTTGAGGTAACCAAAACAGTTGAACAGCGCAAAATGAAAGCTCAACTTTTGGATCGGATGGATTTGGAACGTGAACGTGGTATTACCATAAAATTAACACCGGTCGCTATGGAGTATAAAGACTATCGTTTAAATTTAATTGACACTCCAGGTCATGTGGATTTTACGTATGAAGTTTCGCGAAGCTTGGCTGCTGTGGAAGGAGCAGTCTTATTGGTTGATGCCTCTCAGGGAATTCAGGCTCAGACTCTGGCTAATTTATACTTAGCTATGGAGCAAGATTTAGTCATTATTCCGGTTATCAATAAAATTGATTTACCAGCGGCTGATGTGCCTCGCGTTAAACATGAAATTATAAAATTACTTGGCTGTGATGAATCAGAAATTATTTTAGCTTCGGGTAAAACCGGTGTTGGAGTAGAAAGTATTTTACAAACAGTGATCGATCGTGTTCCCGCTCCTCAAGGGAATGTAGAGGGAAATGTTCGAGCTTTAATATTTGATTCAAATTTTGATGAGTATAAAGGGGTGGTTGCTTATGTCCGTGTTGTTGATGGAGTTTTACCAAAAAATAGTCGGATAAAACTTTTGGCCACTAAGGCCCAAAGTGAAGCTTTGGATGTCGGAATTTTTCGTCCGGATTATTTTTCAACGGGCAGTTTAGAAGCAGGTGAGATTGGCTATGTTATTACTGGTTTTAAGAGTGTAATTGAATGTCGAGTTGGTGACACGATGACCATTGCCAATACTGGTGAAATAGAATCGTTGCAAGGGTATCATGAAGTTAAACCAATGGTCTTTGCCGGTCTGTTTCCAAAAGAAGGTGATGACTTTGGTCGCTTACGAGATGGTATTGAAAAATTAAAATTAAATGATGCCGCCTTAATGTATGAAGCTGAACAATCACAGGCTTTGGGACTTGGTTTCCGTTGCGGTTTTCTTGGTTTGTTACATTTAGAAATTGTCCAAGAGCGTTTAAGTCGAGAATATGGTTTGGAATTGATTGTCACTGTGCCAAGTGTTGCCTATCGTGTCTTTGTTGTTGGACAGTCAGAGTCATTAACTGTGAGGAGTCCACAAATGCTTCCCGATCCTGGTCGAATTGATAGAATTGAAGAGCCTTGGGTTAAGCTAGATATTGTGACACCAAAAGATTATATTGGTGGAATTATGACCTTGGTCCAAGAGCGAAAAGCAGTCTATATTACAACTGAATATTTAGATGCTGAACGATTGGTTTTGCATTATGAGATTCCTATGGCGGCAATTTTAACTAATTTTTATGATCGGATAAAAAGTGTTTCTTCTGGTTATGCCTCAATTAATTATGAATACCTTGATTACCGTCAGGCAGATGTTGTGAAAATGGATGTTTTGGTGGCTGAAGAGCCGGTTGAATCTTTGTCATTAATTGTCTATCGGGATGAAGCATTTCGACGCGGAAAAGAGATCGTTACTACTCTAAAAGATACATTACCGAAACAAATGTTTGTGATTAAATTACAAGCAGCTATTGGTGGACAGATTATTGCTGCCGAACGAATTGCGGCTATGCGAAAAGATGTAACTGCTGGATTGTATGGTGGAGACGTAAGTCGAAAACGTAAGTTATTACAAAAACAGAAAAAAGGTAAGAAGAAAATGATGAGTGCGGGAAAGGGAAGTGTAGAAATTCCAAGTGATACGTTTGTAAAATTATTAAAACAGTAA
- the recJ gene encoding single-stranded-DNA-specific exonuclease RecJ: MKKNWQVLPSAPETFFESQKIYSPIVSQLLFNRGLLTKNDIDYFFNPEIQEESFDPFLFKDMEAAISLVIKHIKSGSNIVVCGDYDADGVTSSALLVETLKILKANVEVWIPSRFGEGYGLNKNIVSELKDHNTGLIITVDNGVRAKEEILLAQSFGMDVIVTDHHEGPKDENELPPCLLINPILSREAYPFKYLCGAGVAYKFASALISRSTLSDEDKKNLTDRLVDLAAIGTISDCVSLLGENRLIVKQGLALINQQPRRGLKELLEVALVNFDDINTWNISWQITPRLNAAGRIDHANTAYALFTASSQDEARRFATELNEKNIERQKMTEEIMKSGIALVEAEQMEEKLLVVVSPDLREGGENSSQCWPEGIIGLVAGRIAERFSKPCFVICKSEGKIKGSGRSIEGFDLGASLEAGKEYLERFGGHKMACGFTVKTDADLFPFITKIRKVAETELANKELSPSIYIDADIPIKAITMELLDDLEKFKPYGQDNPEPKFVSFDVLVEDSMIMGQDKRHIKFRFNNCWAVAFGKAEEWKNIKIGQKVDLIYTVSLNIFNNRRDLQLKIVDLRASE; encoded by the coding sequence ATGAAAAAAAATTGGCAGGTTTTACCATCCGCCCCGGAAACTTTTTTTGAAAGTCAAAAAATCTATTCACCAATTGTTAGTCAATTGTTATTTAACCGTGGTTTATTAACAAAAAATGACATTGACTATTTTTTTAATCCAGAAATACAGGAAGAAAGTTTTGACCCTTTCTTATTTAAGGATATGGAAGCTGCTATTAGCTTGGTAATTAAACATATAAAAAGCGGGAGTAATATTGTTGTATGTGGTGATTATGATGCTGACGGAGTGACATCATCGGCTCTGCTGGTTGAGACCTTAAAAATATTAAAAGCTAATGTTGAGGTGTGGATTCCTAGTCGTTTTGGTGAAGGGTATGGGTTAAATAAAAATATTGTTTCTGAGCTTAAGGATCATAACACGGGCTTGATAATTACTGTTGATAATGGTGTTCGGGCTAAAGAGGAGATTCTTTTAGCACAATCCTTCGGCATGGATGTTATTGTGACAGATCATCACGAGGGGCCAAAAGACGAAAACGAACTCCCACCTTGTTTATTAATTAACCCAATTCTTAGTCGAGAAGCCTATCCTTTTAAATATTTATGTGGAGCTGGGGTGGCTTATAAATTTGCTTCGGCTTTGATTAGTCGTTCAACGTTGTCTGACGAAGATAAAAAGAATTTAACTGACCGGTTGGTTGACTTGGCAGCCATTGGAACAATTTCTGATTGTGTTTCTTTACTTGGAGAAAATCGTTTAATTGTGAAGCAGGGTTTAGCCTTAATTAATCAGCAGCCACGACGGGGACTAAAAGAATTATTAGAAGTTGCGCTGGTTAATTTTGATGATATAAATACCTGGAATATTAGTTGGCAAATTACTCCACGATTAAATGCTGCCGGACGGATTGATCATGCCAATACTGCCTATGCTTTATTTACAGCCTCTTCTCAGGATGAAGCCAGGCGATTTGCTACAGAGCTTAATGAAAAAAATATAGAACGTCAGAAAATGACTGAGGAAATAATGAAAAGTGGTATTGCTTTAGTGGAGGCCGAGCAGATGGAAGAAAAATTATTAGTAGTTGTCTCGCCTGACTTGCGTGAAGGGGGAGAAAATTCATCTCAATGTTGGCCTGAGGGAATTATTGGTTTAGTGGCCGGGAGAATTGCTGAACGATTTTCAAAACCTTGTTTTGTTATTTGTAAAAGTGAAGGTAAGATAAAGGGGTCAGGTCGTAGTATTGAGGGTTTTGATTTGGGGGCGAGCTTAGAGGCTGGTAAAGAATATTTAGAGCGTTTTGGAGGACATAAAATGGCTTGTGGTTTTACGGTTAAAACCGATGCTGATTTATTTCCTTTTATTACAAAAATTAGAAAAGTTGCTGAAACTGAATTAGCCAATAAAGAGTTATCGCCCTCAATATATATTGATGCAGATATACCAATTAAGGCTATCACGATGGAGCTGTTAGATGATTTAGAAAAATTTAAGCCCTATGGTCAAGATAATCCTGAACCAAAGTTTGTGAGCTTTGATGTTTTAGTTGAAGATAGTATGATAATGGGACAAGATAAAAGACATATAAAATTTCGTTTTAATAATTGTTGGGCTGTGGCTTTTGGTAAGGCCGAAGAATGGAAAAATATAAAGATTGGGCAAAAAGTTGATCTGATTTATACTGTGAGTTTAAATATTTTTAATAATCGTCGGGATCTACAATTAAAAATTGTTGATTTACGAGCTAGTGAATAA